The following are from one region of the Pectobacterium actinidiae genome:
- the cheA gene encoding chemotaxis protein CheA, giving the protein MSAFYQTFFDEADELLADMEQHLLLLDPSEPDTEQLNAIFRAAHSIKGGAGTFGFKVLQETTHLLENLLDGARRGEMRLSTDIINLFLETKDIMQDQLDAYKTAQEPNAESFEYICQALRQLALESKADGDVAQAEAPTATQNTASPASSAAGKGEMRIALTGLKSQEIPQMLEELGNLGTVKDPHQTDTSVEVTLVTSESEDDISAVLCFVLEPEQISFKSAAASQPAVAEVVETVAVVEAPAPVTPVAPSAPAAAKPQAAPENGKNKAKTGDTSIRVAVEKVDQLINLVGELVITQSMLAQRSSELDPVAHGDLLNSMGQLERNARDLQESVMSIRMMPMEYVFSRFPRLVRDLAAKLDKQVELTLMGSSTELDKSLIERIIDPLTHLVRNSLDHGIESPDKRVAAGKAAVGNLTLSAEHQGGNICIEVIDDGAGLNRERILAKALSQGLAVNDSMSDEEVGMLIFAPGFSTAEKVTDVSGRGVGMDVVKRNIQEMGGHVEIHFQAGKGTTIRILLPLTLAILDGMSVKVNKEVFILPLNAVMESLQPQSEDLYPLAGGERVLQVRGEYLPLVELFHIFDVDGAKTDATQGIVVILQSAGRRYALLVDQLIGQHQVVVKNLESNYRKVPGVSAATILGDGSVALIVDVSALQALNREKRVVETAA; this is encoded by the coding sequence ATGAGTGCTTTCTATCAAACATTCTTTGATGAAGCAGATGAATTACTGGCTGATATGGAACAACACTTATTGTTGTTGGATCCGTCAGAACCCGACACCGAGCAATTGAATGCGATCTTCCGCGCAGCTCACTCCATAAAAGGAGGCGCTGGCACATTCGGTTTTAAAGTATTGCAGGAAACTACGCACCTGTTAGAAAACTTACTCGATGGGGCAAGACGTGGCGAAATGCGTCTTAGCACTGATATCATCAACCTGTTTCTGGAAACAAAAGACATTATGCAGGATCAGTTGGACGCTTATAAAACCGCACAGGAACCCAATGCTGAAAGCTTTGAGTATATCTGTCAGGCCTTGCGCCAGCTTGCTTTGGAGTCTAAAGCCGATGGTGATGTTGCCCAGGCTGAAGCACCAACTGCAACACAGAACACTGCCAGCCCGGCCTCTAGCGCTGCAGGTAAAGGTGAAATGCGTATTGCATTAACTGGCCTGAAGTCTCAGGAAATACCTCAGATGCTGGAAGAGCTTGGTAATCTGGGAACCGTTAAAGATCCTCACCAGACTGACACTAGCGTAGAAGTGACACTGGTCACGTCTGAAAGTGAAGACGATATTAGTGCTGTACTGTGTTTTGTTCTTGAACCTGAGCAAATCAGCTTCAAGTCTGCCGCAGCCAGCCAACCTGCTGTTGCTGAAGTTGTGGAGACAGTGGCTGTTGTCGAAGCACCGGCACCGGTAACGCCAGTTGCCCCCTCTGCGCCAGCTGCTGCAAAACCGCAAGCTGCACCGGAAAATGGAAAAAATAAAGCAAAAACCGGTGATACCAGTATTCGTGTAGCGGTTGAGAAGGTTGACCAGCTTATCAACCTCGTCGGTGAGCTAGTGATTACGCAATCTATGCTGGCACAGCGCTCAAGCGAACTCGACCCTGTGGCACATGGCGACCTGCTCAACAGTATGGGGCAGTTGGAACGCAACGCCCGCGATCTGCAAGAATCGGTTATGTCTATCCGTATGATGCCGATGGAATATGTATTTAGCCGTTTCCCTCGATTGGTTCGTGACCTGGCTGCGAAATTGGATAAGCAGGTTGAACTAACGCTGATGGGGAGTTCTACTGAGCTGGATAAGAGTTTGATCGAGCGTATTATCGATCCTCTGACGCACCTGGTGCGTAATAGCCTCGATCACGGTATCGAATCTCCAGATAAGCGCGTTGCTGCGGGTAAGGCTGCTGTAGGTAATTTGACGCTTTCTGCGGAGCATCAGGGTGGTAACATCTGTATTGAAGTTATCGACGATGGGGCAGGACTTAACCGTGAGAGAATTCTGGCTAAAGCCTTGTCTCAAGGGTTGGCCGTGAATGACTCGATGTCTGATGAAGAAGTTGGCATGTTGATCTTTGCTCCTGGCTTCTCAACTGCTGAGAAAGTCACGGACGTTTCTGGCCGTGGTGTCGGCATGGATGTGGTGAAGCGAAATATTCAGGAAATGGGTGGTCATGTCGAAATCCACTTCCAGGCTGGAAAAGGCACAACGATCAGAATCCTGTTGCCATTAACGCTCGCCATCCTTGATGGTATGTCCGTTAAAGTTAACAAAGAAGTCTTTATTCTACCGCTTAACGCCGTGATGGAATCCTTGCAGCCTCAGTCAGAAGACTTGTATCCGTTAGCTGGCGGAGAACGCGTATTGCAGGTTCGTGGTGAATATCTACCTCTTGTTGAATTGTTCCATATCTTTGATGTGGATGGCGCTAAGACGGATGCTACTCAGGGGATCGTCGTCATCCTACAGAGTGCGGGTCGACGCTATGCCTTGTTGGTTGATCAGTTGATTGGGCAACATCAGGTCGTCGTCAAAAACCTGGAAAGTAATTATCGCAAGGTACCAGGCGTTTCAGCTGCTACCATCCTTGGTGATGGTAGTGTTGCGCTGATTGTGGATGTTTCAGCGTTACAAGCGCTTAATCGTGAAAAGCGTGTGGTTGAAACTGCTGCTTAA
- the motB gene encoding flagellar motor protein MotB, translating into MKHQHPIIRKKRKSGHGGHHGGSWKIAYADFMTAMMALFLVMWLIAISTPMQLAQIAEYFRTPLKVALTSGSKSSDSSSPIPGGGNDPTQQDGEVKKVIKTDNVEKKLDEVRLNRLRERLDQLIEADPRLRALRPHLLIEMIDEGLRIQIIDSQNRPMFKTGSAQVEPYMRDILRAIAPILNDFPNKLSVSGHTDDVQYTTGERGYSNWELSADRANASRRELIFGGLSDGKVLRVVGMAATMSLKQATGGNDAINRRISLLVLSRQAQKDIEEENAESSAVNIDKVENLQNMELDKPKSTTPAAENSDNNNTSGSGGASPQPTNGVPAPERQQPTTALPAAPDSQATPSQ; encoded by the coding sequence ATGAAACATCAGCATCCCATTATTCGCAAAAAGCGTAAGTCTGGACATGGGGGCCACCACGGTGGTTCCTGGAAGATTGCCTACGCTGACTTCATGACAGCAATGATGGCATTGTTTCTTGTAATGTGGCTTATCGCAATTTCTACGCCAATGCAGTTGGCTCAAATCGCAGAGTATTTTCGTACCCCATTAAAGGTTGCGTTAACTTCAGGCTCTAAATCAAGTGACAGCTCCAGCCCCATTCCTGGTGGTGGGAATGATCCCACTCAACAAGATGGTGAAGTGAAAAAGGTCATCAAGACAGATAACGTAGAGAAGAAGCTGGATGAGGTTCGACTCAATAGATTGCGTGAACGTCTGGATCAGTTAATTGAGGCCGATCCTCGTTTACGGGCACTTCGCCCACATCTGTTAATTGAAATGATTGATGAAGGGTTACGTATCCAAATCATCGATAGTCAAAATCGCCCTATGTTTAAAACCGGGAGCGCGCAGGTTGAACCCTATATGCGAGATATTCTGCGTGCGATAGCCCCTATCCTGAACGATTTCCCTAATAAGCTAAGTGTCTCAGGCCATACGGATGATGTTCAGTATACGACAGGGGAACGTGGTTATAGTAACTGGGAATTGTCTGCCGATCGTGCCAATGCATCACGTCGAGAGCTTATTTTTGGGGGCTTGTCTGATGGAAAAGTTTTGCGCGTTGTGGGTATGGCTGCGACAATGAGCCTCAAACAGGCAACAGGTGGAAATGATGCAATTAACAGACGCATCAGTTTGCTGGTATTGAGCAGGCAAGCTCAGAAGGATATTGAAGAAGAAAATGCAGAAAGCTCTGCTGTAAATATAGACAAGGTGGAAAATTTACAAAATATGGAGTTGGATAAGCCTAAATCTACCACTCCGGCTGCCGAAAATAGTGATAATAACAATACGAGTGGAAGTGGTGGGGCATCGCCACAACCAACTAATGGAGTTCCTGCTCCAGAGCGTCAGCAGCCAACTACCGCGTTGCCTGCTGCGCCCGATAGCCAGGCGACGCCTTCTCAATAA
- the motA gene encoding flagellar motor stator protein MotA, with protein MLVILGYIVIVASILGGYLMVGGALGALYQPSELLIIGGAALGAFIVGNNGKAIKATLRALPLLVKSSKYNKALYMDLMALLFRVMAKSRQQGMLSLEFDIDNPRESEIFSSYPNILADNTVVEFITDYLRLMVSGNMNAFEIETLMDEEIETIEHESEVPASSLTMMGDGLPAFGIVAAVMGVVHSLAYVDRPAAELGMMIAHAMVGTFLGILLAYGFVSPLAALLRQKNAEKIKVLQCIKVTLLSSLNGYAPQIAVEFGRKTLYSTERPSFTELEEHIRRVKSPTQQASDSNA; from the coding sequence AATTGTGGCCTCGATACTCGGCGGTTATCTCATGGTCGGTGGGGCCTTGGGGGCGCTTTATCAACCTTCGGAGCTGCTGATCATCGGTGGTGCGGCGTTAGGTGCTTTCATCGTTGGTAACAATGGAAAGGCGATAAAAGCAACGCTACGAGCGCTGCCTCTTTTGGTCAAAAGTTCCAAGTACAATAAAGCATTGTATATGGATCTCATGGCCTTACTCTTTCGAGTGATGGCCAAATCCCGCCAGCAAGGCATGCTTTCCTTGGAGTTTGATATTGATAACCCTCGTGAGAGTGAAATCTTCTCGAGCTATCCGAATATTCTTGCTGATAACACTGTCGTTGAGTTTATTACCGATTATTTGCGTTTGATGGTCAGCGGTAACATGAATGCGTTTGAGATTGAAACGCTGATGGATGAAGAGATCGAGACTATTGAACATGAAAGTGAAGTGCCTGCGTCCAGTTTAACGATGATGGGAGACGGTCTTCCTGCATTTGGTATCGTCGCAGCGGTTATGGGGGTTGTTCACTCACTGGCCTATGTTGACCGGCCTGCTGCTGAATTGGGCATGATGATTGCTCACGCCATGGTGGGTACCTTCCTGGGGATTTTACTTGCTTACGGTTTTGTCTCCCCGTTAGCCGCGTTACTGCGCCAGAAAAATGCAGAAAAAATCAAAGTATTGCAGTGCATTAAAGTCACTTTACTGTCTAGCCTTAATGGCTACGCTCCGCAAATTGCCGTTGAATTTGGTCGTAAAACGCTGTACTCAACGGAGCGTCCTTCCTTTACCGAATTGGAAGAACACATTCGTCGTGTGAAATCGCCGACTCAGCAAGCGTCGGACAGTAACGCATGA